In Comamonadaceae bacterium OS-1, a single window of DNA contains:
- the smc_2 gene encoding chromosome partition protein Smc → MRLQSIKLAGFKSFAEPTTFHLPGQLVGVVGPNGCGKSNIMDAVRWVLGESKASELRGESMQDVIFSGTTTRKPASRASVELVFENHDHRAGGQWGQFAEIAVKRVLTRDGTSSYYINNQPVRRRDVQDVFLGTGLGPRAYAIIGQGTISRIIESRPEELRLFLEEAAGVSKYKERRRETENRLGDTRENLTRVEDILRELNANLERLEKQAEVAQKYNSLHASATLKQHQLWFLKKVDSESDQSKVKTEAAQAVNDLESRIADLRHVEAELETIRQAHYDAGDAVNRAQGKLYEASAEVGRLEGEIRFVVEGRQRVELRMATLKEQIQQWATRQEDAQYELENLEASGIEAEEKAELLAAQVEEQAGQIPDLEDALQTASRAANEQRTGVVQVQQQIQVLAADQRSIEEQSRQLDQRRERLLVDKKALAAPDEARLGQLQAQLEEASEAASVAAARLHELQEFLPQLDEDRRAKQTAVNTESARQADISARMEALKALQEKVKTDGKLKPWLTRHGLDGLQGIWTQLHIEQGWENALEGALRERMGALAVSRLEMVRAFAGLDGRDVPPAKLAFYSPPPAGPSQNSAALPRLADLLRLNDAGLAALLADWLHGCYTAPSFEDALHQRSQLQPGEVIYVQSGHAVGPHSVAFYAPDSEQAGLLARAQEIENLEKQLRAQTLINEETRYALVRAEAAYNESSSRLVSARREATEAQTQAHALQVETLRLGQLAEQARVRSQQLEGDLAEVEAQLDELQERRVNAEGRFEELDMQLADSQERHAQLDERVIEVQRKLAECREQQRSLERQAQEATFAQRSLGARRAELSRSLDMAQQQTVALTDEQQRAADELGRLNDAAAQGGLQTALAAKLEREAEMAAQRSQYDDLTARLRASDEARMQNERALEPLRQRITEFQLKEQAARLGSEQFAQLLTEANADLEAIATSIVQGNVRIPGMQSEIDRLNREITALGAVNLAALDELAVARERKQFLDAQTADLVEAMTTLEDAIKKIDGETRELLSGTFNTVNGHFGKMFPELFGGGNARLVITGDEILDSGVQVIAQPPGKKNQTIHLLSGGEKALTAIALVFAIFMLNPAPFCLLDEVDAPLDDANTERYAKLVASMARETQFLFISHNKIAMEMAQQLIGVTMQEQGVSRIVAVDMESALSMAEM, encoded by the coding sequence GTGCGCCTCCAATCCATCAAGCTCGCGGGCTTCAAGTCCTTCGCCGAACCCACCACCTTCCACCTGCCCGGGCAGTTGGTCGGCGTGGTGGGGCCGAACGGCTGTGGCAAGTCCAACATCATGGATGCGGTGCGCTGGGTGCTGGGCGAGAGCAAGGCCAGCGAGCTGCGTGGCGAGTCCATGCAGGACGTGATCTTCAGCGGCACCACCACCCGCAAACCGGCCAGCCGCGCCAGCGTGGAGCTGGTGTTCGAGAACCACGACCACCGCGCAGGCGGCCAGTGGGGCCAGTTTGCCGAAATTGCCGTCAAGCGCGTGCTCACCCGCGACGGCACCAGCAGCTACTACATCAACAACCAGCCGGTGCGCCGCCGCGACGTGCAAGACGTGTTCCTGGGCACCGGCCTGGGCCCACGCGCCTACGCCATCATCGGCCAGGGCACCATCAGCCGCATCATCGAGTCGCGCCCGGAAGAGCTGCGCCTGTTCCTGGAAGAAGCCGCGGGTGTCTCCAAATACAAGGAGCGCCGCCGCGAAACCGAAAACCGCCTGGGCGACACCCGCGAGAACCTGACCCGGGTGGAAGACATCCTGCGCGAGCTCAACGCGAATCTGGAGCGCCTGGAAAAGCAGGCCGAGGTGGCGCAAAAGTACAACAGCCTGCACGCCAGCGCCACGCTGAAACAGCACCAGCTGTGGTTCTTGAAGAAGGTCGATAGCGAATCTGACCAAAGCAAGGTCAAAACCGAGGCCGCCCAGGCGGTGAACGACCTGGAGTCGCGCATCGCCGACCTGCGCCACGTGGAAGCCGAGCTGGAAACCATCCGCCAGGCGCACTACGACGCAGGCGATGCCGTGAATCGCGCCCAGGGCAAACTGTACGAGGCCAGCGCCGAAGTAGGGCGGCTGGAGGGCGAAATCCGCTTCGTGGTGGAAGGCCGCCAGCGCGTCGAGCTGCGCATGGCCACCCTGAAAGAGCAGATCCAGCAGTGGGCCACGCGCCAGGAAGATGCCCAGTACGAGCTGGAGAATTTAGAGGCCTCCGGTATCGAGGCCGAAGAAAAAGCCGAGCTGCTGGCCGCCCAGGTGGAAGAGCAGGCCGGGCAAATCCCCGACCTGGAAGATGCCCTGCAAACCGCCAGCCGCGCCGCCAACGAGCAGCGCACGGGCGTGGTGCAGGTGCAGCAGCAGATCCAGGTGCTGGCCGCCGACCAGCGCAGCATCGAAGAGCAAAGCCGCCAGCTCGACCAGCGCCGCGAGCGCCTGCTGGTCGACAAAAAAGCCCTGGCCGCGCCGGACGAAGCCCGCCTGGGCCAACTGCAAGCCCAGCTGGAGGAGGCCTCTGAAGCTGCCAGCGTGGCCGCTGCACGCCTGCACGAGCTGCAAGAATTTTTGCCCCAGCTCGACGAAGACCGCCGCGCCAAACAAACCGCCGTCAACACCGAATCCGCCCGCCAGGCCGATATCTCGGCCCGCATGGAAGCCCTGAAGGCGCTGCAAGAAAAGGTCAAGACCGACGGCAAGCTCAAGCCCTGGCTGACCCGCCACGGCCTGGACGGCTTGCAAGGCATCTGGACCCAGCTGCATATCGAGCAGGGCTGGGAAAACGCACTGGAAGGCGCTTTGCGCGAACGCATGGGCGCGCTGGCCGTGTCCAGGCTGGAGATGGTGCGGGCCTTTGCCGGGCTGGATGGCCGCGACGTACCGCCCGCCAAGCTGGCCTTTTACAGCCCGCCGCCCGCAGGCCCATCGCAAAATTCTGCCGCCTTGCCACGGCTGGCGGACTTGCTGCGCCTCAACGATGCCGGGCTGGCCGCCTTGCTGGCCGACTGGCTGCACGGCTGCTACACCGCGCCCAGTTTTGAAGATGCCCTGCACCAGCGCAGCCAGTTGCAGCCGGGCGAGGTCATCTACGTGCAAAGCGGCCACGCCGTGGGCCCGCACAGCGTGGCGTTTTACGCGCCCGATTCCGAGCAGGCCGGGCTGCTGGCGCGGGCGCAAGAGATCGAGAACTTAGAGAAGCAACTGCGCGCCCAGACCCTGATCAACGAAGAAACCCGCTACGCCCTGGTGCGGGCCGAAGCGGCCTACAACGAGTCGTCCAGCCGCCTGGTGTCGGCCCGGCGCGAGGCCACCGAGGCGCAAACCCAGGCCCACGCCCTGCAGGTCGAAACCCTGCGTCTGGGCCAGTTGGCCGAGCAGGCGCGCGTGCGCAGCCAGCAACTCGAAGGCGACCTGGCCGAGGTGGAAGCCCAGCTGGACGAGCTGCAGGAGCGCCGTGTCAACGCGGAAGGCCGGTTTGAAGAGCTGGACATGCAGCTCGCCGACAGCCAGGAGCGCCACGCCCAGCTCGACGAGCGCGTCATCGAAGTGCAGCGCAAGCTGGCCGAGTGCCGCGAGCAGCAGCGCAGCCTGGAGCGGCAGGCCCAAGAAGCCACTTTCGCCCAGCGCAGCCTGGGTGCCCGCCGGGCGGAATTGAGCCGTTCGCTGGACATGGCCCAGCAGCAAACCGTGGCCCTGACCGACGAGCAGCAGCGCGCGGCAGACGAACTGGGCCGCCTGAACGACGCAGCCGCCCAGGGCGGCCTGCAAACCGCCCTGGCGGCTAAGCTGGAGCGCGAAGCCGAAATGGCCGCCCAGCGCAGCCAGTACGACGATTTAACGGCCCGCCTGCGCGCCAGCGACGAGGCCCGCATGCAAAACGAGCGCGCCCTGGAGCCGCTGCGCCAGCGCATCACCGAATTCCAGCTCAAGGAGCAGGCCGCGCGCCTGGGCTCCGAGCAGTTTGCCCAGTTGTTGACAGAAGCCAATGCCGACCTGGAGGCGATTGCCACGTCCATCGTGCAAGGCAATGTGCGCATCCCCGGCATGCAGAGCGAAATCGACCGCCTGAACCGCGAAATCACCGCCCTGGGGGCCGTGAACCTGGCCGCACTGGACGAGCTGGCCGTGGCCCGCGAGCGCAAGCAATTCCTGGATGCCCAGACCGCCGACCTGGTGGAGGCCATGACCACGCTGGAAGATGCCATCAAGAAGATTGATGGCGAAACCCGCGAGCTGCTGTCGGGCACCTTCAACACCGTCAACGGCCACTTCGGCAAGATGTTCCCCGAGCTGTTTGGCGGCGGCAATGCTCGCCTGGTCATCACCGGGGACGAAATCCTGGACTCCGGCGTGCAGGTCATTGCCCAGCCGCCGGGCAAGAAGAACCAGACCATCCACCTGCTGTCGGGCGGCGAAAAAGCCCTGACCGCCATCGCCCTGGTGTTCGCGATTTTCATGCTCAACCCGGCACCGTTTTGCCTGCTCGACGAAGTGGACGCGCCGCTGGACGACGCCAACACCGAACGCTATGCCAAACTGGTAGCCAGCATGGCCCGCGAAACCCAGTTTCTTTTCATCAGCCACAACAAGATCGCCATGGAAATGGCCCAGCAACTGATTGGTGTGACCATGCAGGAGCAGGGCGTTTCACGCATCGTGGCAGTCGATATGGAGTCGGCCCTATCCATGGCCGAAATGTGA
- the livF_4 gene encoding high-affinity branched-chain amino acid transport ATP-binding protein LivF gives MAELLNIEGLSAGYGEAVVLHGVSLALQAGQTLALLGRNGTGKTTLINTLAGATRQHAGSIRLGGADLHRLPSHERAAAGIGWVPQERNIFKSLTVHENLTAVARPARAGRSASPWTPERVYSLFPRLAERKTNLGTQLSGGEQQMLAMGRALVLNPTLLLLDEPCEGLAPIIVQELLRAIRRITREEGLSAILVEQHPQAILAISDTAAVLDRGTVVHTGTARGLLEQPELLDKLLGVAR, from the coding sequence ATGGCTGAACTCTTGAACATCGAAGGCCTGAGCGCCGGGTACGGCGAGGCGGTAGTGCTGCACGGCGTGTCGCTGGCCCTGCAGGCGGGCCAGACCCTGGCCTTGCTGGGCCGCAACGGCACCGGCAAAACCACGCTCATCAACACCCTGGCCGGGGCCACGCGCCAGCACGCGGGCAGCATCCGCCTGGGCGGCGCGGACCTGCACCGCCTGCCCTCGCACGAGCGCGCCGCCGCCGGTATTGGCTGGGTGCCGCAAGAGCGCAATATCTTCAAATCGCTGACGGTGCACGAGAACCTGACCGCCGTGGCCCGGCCCGCCCGTGCCGGGCGCAGCGCCAGCCCCTGGACACCGGAGCGGGTCTACAGCCTGTTTCCCCGGCTGGCCGAGCGCAAGACCAACCTGGGCACCCAGCTCTCGGGTGGCGAGCAGCAGATGCTGGCCATGGGCCGGGCCCTGGTGCTCAACCCCACGCTGCTGCTGCTGGACGAGCCCTGCGAAGGCCTGGCCCCCATCATCGTGCAGGAGCTGCTGCGCGCCATCCGCCGCATTACCCGCGAAGAAGGCCTGTCGGCCATTTTGGTGGAGCAGCACCCGCAGGCGATTCTGGCCATCTCGGATACCGCCGCCGTGCTGGACCGTGGCACCGTGGTCCATACCGGTACGGCACGCGGCCTGCTGGAGCAGCCGGAGTTGCTGGACAAGCTGCTGGGCGTGGCACGTTAA
- the lptB_3 gene encoding lipopolysaccharide export system ATP-binding protein LptB, with protein sequence MSAKTVLSAQGLVMQFGGITATNNVTLDLHQGARHALIGPNGAGKTTLINLLTGVLQPTAGRIVLEGQDITQLPPHQRVHRGLVRTFQINQLFDSLTPLETLAMVVSQHRGLGGSWWQALGARRDVTQRCEELLEQFHLTAVMAQETRVLAYGKRRLLEIAIALACEPRVLLLDEPVAGVPAGEREELLHTVAALPPEVSILLIEHDMDLVFSFANRMTVLVNGTVLTEGDPQTIANDPQVKAVYLGHSEEVHG encoded by the coding sequence ATGAGCGCCAAGACGGTACTTTCGGCCCAGGGTCTGGTGATGCAGTTTGGCGGCATCACCGCCACCAACAACGTCACGCTGGACCTGCACCAGGGCGCGCGCCATGCGCTGATCGGCCCCAACGGCGCGGGCAAGACCACGCTGATCAATCTGCTGACCGGCGTGCTGCAGCCCACCGCGGGCCGCATCGTGCTCGAGGGCCAGGACATCACCCAGCTGCCGCCGCACCAGCGCGTGCACCGTGGGCTGGTGCGCACCTTCCAGATCAACCAGTTGTTTGACTCGCTGACCCCGCTGGAGACCCTGGCCATGGTGGTGTCGCAGCACCGGGGCCTGGGCGGCTCCTGGTGGCAGGCGCTGGGGGCGCGCCGCGATGTGACCCAGCGCTGCGAGGAGTTGCTGGAGCAGTTCCACCTGACCGCGGTGATGGCCCAGGAAACCCGGGTGCTGGCCTACGGCAAGCGCCGCCTGCTGGAGATCGCCATCGCCCTGGCCTGCGAACCCCGGGTGCTGCTGCTGGACGAGCCGGTGGCCGGTGTGCCCGCAGGCGAGCGCGAAGAGCTGCTGCACACCGTGGCCGCGCTGCCGCCGGAGGTGTCGATTCTGCTGATCGAGCACGACATGGACCTGGTGTTCAGCTTCGCGAATCGCATGACGGTGCTGGTCAACGGCACGGTGCTGACCGAGGGCGACCCACAGACCATCGCCAACGACCCGCAAGTCAAGGCGGTGTACCTGGGCCACAGTGAGGAAGTCCATGGCTGA
- the livH_4 gene encoding high-affinity branched-chain amino acid transport system permease protein LivH, protein MLTILFDGIAYGMLLFILAVGLAVTMGLMNFINLAHGAFAMVGGYATVLLMQRANVPFLLCLPLAFAISALLGAVLERTLYRPLYRKPHLDQVLFSIGLTFMAVASADYFIGSSPQIIQLPAWLKGRTELGEGAFMLGMGHYRLFIIAVCAALTVALQYVLARTRFGTRLRASVDDQRVAAGLGINVNVVFLGTFAVGSGLAGLGGALGAEVLGLDPSFPLKFMVYFLIVVAVGGTSSITGPLLAALLLGIADVAGKYYIPKLGAFIVYSLMIAILIWRPQGLFVRQGGK, encoded by the coding sequence ATGTTGACCATTCTTTTTGACGGCATTGCCTACGGCATGCTGCTCTTCATCCTGGCCGTGGGCCTGGCCGTGACCATGGGGCTGATGAACTTCATCAACCTGGCCCACGGCGCATTCGCCATGGTGGGCGGCTATGCCACGGTGCTGCTGATGCAGCGCGCAAACGTGCCGTTTCTGCTGTGCCTGCCGCTGGCGTTTGCGATCTCGGCCCTGCTGGGCGCGGTGCTGGAGCGCACGCTGTACCGGCCGCTGTACCGCAAGCCGCACCTGGACCAGGTGCTGTTTTCCATCGGCCTGACCTTCATGGCCGTGGCCAGTGCCGATTACTTCATTGGCTCCAGCCCGCAAATCATCCAGTTGCCTGCGTGGCTCAAGGGCCGCACCGAGCTGGGCGAGGGCGCTTTCATGCTTGGGATGGGGCACTACCGTTTGTTCATCATCGCGGTGTGCGCGGCGCTGACCGTGGCCTTGCAGTACGTGCTGGCCCGCACCCGGTTTGGCACCCGTTTGCGCGCCTCGGTGGACGACCAGCGGGTGGCCGCAGGCCTAGGAATCAATGTGAACGTGGTGTTTCTGGGCACCTTTGCCGTGGGTTCCGGCCTGGCCGGGCTGGGCGGTGCGCTGGGAGCCGAGGTGCTGGGCCTGGACCCGAGCTTTCCGCTCAAGTTCATGGTGTACTTTTTGATCGTGGTGGCCGTGGGCGGCACCTCCAGCATCACCGGGCCGCTGCTGGCCGCCCTGCTGCTGGGCATTGCCGACGTGGCGGGCAAGTACTACATCCCCAAGCTGGGGGCCTTCATCGTCTACAGCCTGATGATCGCCATTCTGATCTGGCGACCCCAGGGTCTGTTTGTGCGCCAAGGGGGCAAATGA
- the tauA gene encoding taurine-binding periplasmic protein, whose amino-acid sequence MAFVKKLLVFAALGALSLAATVGYAADKKVVAGYQTDALPSSVGIANGDYAKATGVEIDFRRFNSGADIFAAIASGDVQIGYVGSSPYAAATSRGLDVKAFYVASISGTDEALVVRNGSGIHTVADLKGKKLAAAPVSTDHYQLLALIKSQGLTGKDVQIFAIPQPEIVAAFNRGDIDGGFVWDPALTELKKTGKVLVTSKDVAEKGAPTFSAWVATAAFAKEHPGFLKSFSDVIDKYSSSFANNKAAWTADSDNTKALAKLLGGTSADQAAALQNLSLLSLNTQASDAWLGGGEKSGVARILKETSVFLKEQKKISEVLPSYASFVTPTAMVALKK is encoded by the coding sequence ATGGCATTCGTTAAAAAACTACTGGTTTTCGCAGCGCTGGGCGCTTTGAGCCTGGCCGCTACCGTTGGCTACGCAGCCGACAAAAAAGTCGTGGCGGGCTACCAGACCGATGCCCTGCCCTCGTCGGTGGGCATTGCCAACGGCGACTATGCCAAGGCCACCGGTGTTGAGATCGACTTTCGCCGCTTCAACTCGGGTGCGGACATCTTCGCCGCCATCGCCTCGGGCGACGTGCAGATCGGCTACGTGGGCTCCAGCCCCTATGCCGCCGCCACCTCGCGCGGCCTGGACGTGAAAGCGTTTTACGTGGCCTCCATTTCCGGCACCGACGAGGCGCTGGTGGTGCGCAATGGCTCGGGCATCCATACGGTGGCCGACCTCAAGGGCAAGAAGCTGGCCGCCGCACCCGTGTCCACCGACCACTACCAGTTGCTGGCGCTGATCAAAAGCCAGGGCCTGACCGGAAAAGACGTGCAGATCTTTGCCATTCCGCAGCCCGAAATCGTGGCGGCGTTCAACCGCGGCGATATCGACGGCGGCTTTGTCTGGGATCCGGCGCTGACCGAACTGAAAAAGACCGGTAAGGTGCTGGTCACCTCCAAGGATGTGGCCGAAAAGGGCGCGCCCACCTTCTCAGCCTGGGTGGCCACCGCCGCCTTTGCCAAGGAGCACCCTGGGTTCCTGAAGTCCTTCTCGGATGTGATCGACAAATACTCCAGCTCGTTTGCCAACAACAAAGCGGCCTGGACCGCCGACAGCGACAACACCAAGGCGCTGGCCAAACTGCTGGGCGGCACCTCGGCCGACCAGGCTGCGGCCCTGCAAAACCTGTCGCTGCTGAGCCTGAACACCCAGGCATCGGATGCCTGGCTGGGTGGCGGCGAAAAGTCGGGCGTGGCCCGCATCCTGAAGGAAACCTCGGTGTTCCTGAAAGAGCAAAAGAAGATCTCCGAAGTGCTGCCCAGCTACGCCAGCTTCGTCACCCCCACCGCCATGGTCGCCTTGAAGAAGTAA
- the btuD_7 gene encoding vitamin B12 import ATP-binding protein BtuD, which produces MLRVDNASAFFAARDGRAVQALDRVSLDIPPGGFVVALGTSGCGKSTLLNAMAGFLPLSGGSITLDGRPVAGPGADRGVVFQKDTLLPWKSVVDNVALGLQFEGLGRNERRERAQELLRLVGLQDFADAAPYELSGGMRQRVGLARALAPNPDILLIWLGIGETSKIVLLKLAMFAPIVLSAQAGVRALPQKRVNAALSLGASRWQLFSAVVLPSAPPEILTGIRIALGVGWGTLVAAELIASTRGIGFMVMSASHFLATDAVFVGIAVIAVCAFGFSIAMRLLEGWLVPWKGKH; this is translated from the coding sequence ATGCTGCGAGTTGACAACGCCAGCGCATTTTTTGCGGCCCGCGATGGCCGCGCCGTGCAGGCCCTGGACCGGGTGTCGCTGGACATTCCCCCAGGCGGCTTCGTGGTGGCATTGGGCACGTCGGGCTGCGGCAAGTCCACGCTGCTCAACGCCATGGCGGGCTTTTTGCCTCTGTCGGGCGGCTCCATCACCCTGGATGGCCGCCCGGTGGCGGGGCCCGGCGCCGACCGCGGCGTGGTGTTCCAGAAAGACACCCTGCTGCCCTGGAAGTCGGTGGTCGACAACGTGGCCCTGGGCCTGCAGTTTGAAGGCCTGGGCCGCAACGAGCGGCGCGAACGCGCCCAGGAGCTGCTGCGCCTGGTGGGCCTGCAGGACTTTGCCGATGCCGCACCCTATGAGCTCTCGGGCGGCATGCGCCAGCGCGTGGGCCTGGCCCGGGCCCTGGCACCCAACCCCGATATCCTGCTGATCTGGCTGGGCATTGGCGAAACCTCCAAGATCGTGCTGCTGAAACTGGCCATGTTTGCGCCCATCGTGCTATCGGCCCAGGCCGGTGTGCGGGCGCTGCCGCAGAAACGGGTGAACGCTGCGCTGTCGCTGGGGGCCAGCCGTTGGCAGTTGTTCAGCGCAGTGGTGCTGCCGTCTGCCCCGCCCGAAATCCTGACCGGCATCCGCATCGCGCTGGGCGTGGGCTGGGGCACGCTGGTGGCTGCAGAGTTGATCGCCTCCACCCGGGGCATTGGCTTCATGGTGATGTCGGCATCGCACTTTTTGGCCACCGACGCGGTGTTTGTCGGCATTGCCGTGATCGCCGTCTGCGCCTTCGGGTTCTCCATCGCCATGCGCCTGCTGGAGGGCTGGCTGGTACCCTGGAAGGGCAAGCACTGA